A single Elephas maximus indicus isolate mEleMax1 chromosome 2, mEleMax1 primary haplotype, whole genome shotgun sequence DNA region contains:
- the SLC34A1 gene encoding sodium-dependent phosphate transport protein 2A, with amino-acid sequence MMSYGERLGSPAVSPLPVRGGHVMHGAAFAYVPSPQVLHRIPGTSAYAFPSLGPVALAEHSCPYGEVLELHDPLPAKPALEEEQKPEPGLAQRLRQASTTLLKVPLMLAFLYLFVCSLDVLSSAFQLAGGKVAGDIFKDNAILSNPVAGLVVGILVTVLVQSSSTSTSIIVSMVSSGLLEVSSAIPIIMGSNIGTSVTNTIVALMQAGDRTDFRRAFAGATVHDCFNWLSVLVLLPLEAATGYLHHVSRLVVASFNICGGRDAPDLLKIITEPFTKLIIQLDKSVITSIATGDESLRNHSLIRTWCHPDLLEAHTSTPSVEANSSWHLGNATMEKCNHIFVDTGLPDLAVGLILLAGSLVLLCTCLILLVKMLNSLLKGQVAKIIQKVINTDFPVPFTWVTGYFAMVVGAGMTFVVQSSSVFTSAITPLIGLGVISIERAYPLTLGSNIGTTTTAILAALASPREKLPSAFQIALCHFFFNISGILLWYPVPCTRLPIRMAKALGKRTAKYRWFAVLYLLVCFLLLPSLVFGISMAGWQAMVGVGAPFGALLAFMGLVSFLQSRSPGHLPKWLQTWDFLPHWMHSLKPLDHFITRATLCCARPEPRSPPMPRRVFLEELPPATPSPHLAQPAHHTATRL; translated from the exons ATGATGTCCTATGGTGAGAGACTGGGGAGCCCAGCTGTCTCCCCGCTCCCCGTCCGCGGGGGACATGTGATGCATGGGGCAGCCTTTGCCTATGTGCCTAGCCCACAGG TCCTGCACAGGATCCCAGGGACCTCCGCCTATGCCTTCCCCAGCCTGGGCCCCGTGGCCCTCGCCGAGCACAGCTGCCCTTACGGGGAGGTCCTGGAGCTCCATGATCCGCTGCCTGCCAAGCCGGCCCTGGAGGAGGAGCAGAAGCCAG AGCCTGGGTTGGCCCAGAGGCTCCGCCAGGCCAGCACCACACTGCTCAAGGTGCCACTGATGCTGGCCTTCCTCTACCTCTTCGTCTGCTCCCTGGATGTGCTCAGCTCAGCCTTCCAGCTGGCTGGAG GGAAGGTGGCTGGTGACATCTTCAAGGACAACGCCATCCTCTCCAACCCAGTGGCTGGGCTGGTGGTGGGCATCCTGGTGACCGTGCTGGTGCAGAGTTCTAGCACTTCTACCTCTATCATCGTCAGCATGGTCTCCTCCGGCT TACTGGAGGTGAGCTCTGCCATCCCCATCATCATGGGCTCCAACATTGGCACCTCCGTCACCAACACCATTGTGGCCCTAATGCAGGCGGGGGACAGGACTGACTTCCGGCG GGCCTTTGCGGGGGCCACAGTACACGACTGCTTTAACTGGCTGTCAGTGCTGGTCCTACTGCCCCTGGAGGCTGCCACCGGCTACCTGCACCATGTCAGTCGGCTTGTGGTGGCCTCCTTCAACATCTGTGGCGGCCGAGATGCCCCAGACCTGCTCAAGATCATCACGGAGCCCTTCACTAAGCTCATCATCCAg CTGGACAAGTCTGTCATTACCAGCATTGCCACTGGTGACGAGTCCCtgaggaaccacagcctcattcGGACCTGGTGCCACCCAGACCTCCTGGAG GCTCACACCTCCACGCCCAGTGTAGAGGCCAACAGTAGCTGGCATCTTGGAAATGCCACCATGGAGAAAT GCAACCACATCTTTGTGGACACGGGGCTGCCTGACTTGGCTGTGGGGCTCATTCTGCTGGCTGGCTCCCTGGTGCTCCTGTGCACCTGCCTCATCCTCCTTGTCAAGATGCTCAACTCCCTGCTCAAGGGCCAGGTGGCCAAGATCATTCAGAAGGTTATAAACACCG ACTTTCCCGTCCCCTTTACCTGGGTCACAGGCTACTTTGCCATGGTGGTGGGCGCAGGCATGACCTTCGTTGTCCAAAGCAGTTCCGTGTTCACCTCCGCCATCACGCCGCTCATCG gccTGGGTGTGATCAGCATCGAGCGAGCCTACCCTCTCACGCTGGGCTCCAACATtggcaccaccaccaccgccatccTGGCTGCTCTGGCCAGCCCCAGGGAGAAGCTGCCGAGTGCCTTCCAG ATTGCCCTCTGCCACTTCTTCTTCAACATCTCAGGCATCCTGTTGTGGTATCCAGTGCCCTGCACACGCCTGCCCATCCGCATGGCCAAGGCACTGGGTAAACGCACTGCCAAGTACCGCTGGTTTGCCGTCCTCTATCTCCTCGTGTGCTTCCTGCTGCTACCCTCGCTGGTATTCGGTATCTCCATGGCAGGCTGGCAGGCCATGGTGGGTGTGGGCGCTCCCTTTGGGGCCCTGCTGGCCTTCATGGGACTCGTCAGCTTCCTGCAGAGCCGCAGCCCGGGGCACCTGCCCAAGTGGCTGCAGACATGGGACTTTCTGCCACACTGGATGCACTCCCTAAAGCCCCTGGACCACTTCATCACCCGCGCCACCCTGTGCTGTGCCAGGCCCGAGCCCCGTTCGCCCCCGATGCCCAGAAGGGTCTTCCTGGAGGAGCTGCCCCCTGCCACGCCCTCTCCCCACCTAGCGCAGCCTGCTCACCACACTGCCACTCGCCTCTAG
- the PFN3 gene encoding profilin-3 — MGDWKGYISAVLRDQRIDDVAIVGHSDNRCVWASRPGGLLAAISPQEVGVLTGPDRNTFLKTGLSVGGRRCCVIRDHLLAEDDGVLDARTKCRDGRAVCVGHTPRALLVLMGRRGVHGGILNKTVHELLRGMRTQGT; from the coding sequence ATGGGTGACTGGAAGGGCTACATCAGTGCGGTGCTGCGGGACCAGCGCATCGACGACGTGGCCATTGTAGGCCACTCGGACAATCGCTGTGTCTGGGCATCGCGGCCAGGGGGCCTGCTGGCGGCCATCTCACCGCAGGAGGTGGGCGTGCTCACTGGGCCAGACAGGAACACCTTCCTAAAGACCGGCCTGAGCGTTGGGGGCCGCCGCTGCTGTGTCATCCGCGATCACTTGCTGGCGGAGGATGATGGCGTGCTGGATGCGCGCACCAAGTGCCGGGATGGGCGCGCCGTCTGCGTGGGCCACACACCACGCGCGCTCCTCGTGCTCATGGGCCGGCGCGGTGTGCACGGGGGCATCCTCAACAAGACCGTGCACGAGCTGCTCCGGGGGATGCGAACGCAGGGCACGTAG
- the F12 gene encoding coagulation factor XII yields MRALLLLGSLLVNLESALLIPPWKAPKEHKHTVGEHTVVLTVTGEPCHFPFQYHRQLHHKCTHRGRPGPQPWCATTPNFEQDQRWGYCLEPKKVKDHCSKHSPCQRGGTCVNTPSGPHCLCPEHLTGKHCQSEKCFEPQLLRFFHKDEMWHRFGPRGVDKCQCKGPDVRCKPLASQACRTNPCLNGGRCLQAEGLTLCRCPAGYAGLICDVDIEASCYNGRGLSYRGTAGTTRSGASCQPWASEATYRNVSAEQKLKWGLGRHAFCRNPDNDTRPWCFALSGDRLTWEYCHLTQCQASLPSAPPLPPLTQDLPLPQPSTWQWPHPTTQSPPQSQTPTLSAAPEQQTPLPTAGPAACGQRLRKRLSRIVGGLVALPGAHPYIAALYWGNSFCAGSLIASCWVLTAAHCLQNRPAPEELTVVLGQERHNQSCEQCQTLTVRAYRLHEAFSPSSYQHDLALLRLQESPDGSCARLSPYVQPVCLPRDATRPAEPEAAPCEVAGWGHQFEGSEEYSSFLQEAQVPLIPRERCSNPEVHGAALAPGMLCAGFLEGGTDACQGDSGGPLVCEDEAREHRLILRGVVSWGSGCGDRYKPGVYTDVADYLAWIQEHTAS; encoded by the exons ATGAGGGCTCTACTGCTTTTAGGGTCCCTGCTGGTGAACCTGGAGTCAGCGCTTTTG ATTCCACCTTGGAAAGCCCCCAAGGAGCACAAGCACACAGTTGGTGAACACACAGTGG TTCTCACGGTTACTGGAGAGCCCTGCCACTTCCCGTTCCAGTACCACAGGCAGCTGCACCACAAATGCACCCACAGGGGCCGGCCCGGCCCCCAGCCCTG GTGTGCTACCACCCCCAACTTTGAGCAGGACCAGCGCTGGGGGTACTGCCTGGAGCCTAAGAAAGTGAAAG ACCACTGCAGCAAACACAGCCCCTGCCAGAGGGGAGGGACCTGTGTGAACACACCCAGCGGCCCACACTGCCTCTGTCCAGAGCACCTCACTGGGAAGCACTGCCAGAGTG AGAAGTGTTTTGAGCCTCAGCTTCTGCGCTTCTTCCACAAGGATGAGATGTGGCATAGATTTGGGCCAAGAGGTGTGGACAAGTGCCAGTGCAAGGGTCCAGATGTCCGCTGCAAACCGCTGGCCAGCCAGG CCTGCCGCACCAATCCGTGCCTCAACGGGGGCCGCTGCCTGCAGGCGGAGGGCCTTACCCTGTGCCGTTGCCCTGCGGGCTACGCGGGACTCATCTGCGATGTGG ACATTGAGGCAAGCTGCTACAACGGCCGCGGACTCAGCTACCGCGGTACCGCCGGGACGACGCGCTCGGGCGCGTCCTGCCAGCCGTGGGCTTCGGAGGCCACCTACCGGAACGTGTCTGCAGAGCAAAAGCTGAAATGGGGACTGGGCCGCCACGCCTTCTGCCG GAACCCGGACAATGACACCCGCCCGTGGTGCTTCGCGTTGAGCGGCGACCGGCTGACCTGGGAGTACTGCCACTTGACACAGTGCCAGGCATCATTACCGTCCGCGCCCCCGCTTCCCCCTCTGACACAGGAcctgcccctgccccagcctTCGACGTGGCAGTGGCCTCACCCCACCACCCAGAGCCCGCCTCAGTCCCAGACCCCAA CCTTGAGCGCGGCGCCAGAGCAGCAGACTCCACTACCCACCGCTGGCCCCGCGGCCTGCGGGCAGCGGCTCCGGAAGCGGCTGAGCCGCATTGTCGGGGGACTGGTTGCGCTGCCCGGCGCGCACCCCTACATCGCCGCGCTGTACTGGGGCAACAGTTTCTGCGCGGGTAGTCTCATCGCCTCCTGCTGGGTGCTGACCGCAGCTCACTGCCTGCAGAATCG GCCGGCCCCGGAGGAGCTGACTGTGGTGTTGGGCCAGGAACGCCACAACCAGAGCTGTGAGCAGTGCCAGACCCTGACAGTGCGTGCCTACCGCCTGCACGAGGCCTTCTCGCCCAGCAGCTACCAGCACGACCTGG CCCTGCTACGCCTGCAGGAGAGCCCAGACGGCAGCTGCGCTCGTCTGTCGCCTTACGTCCAACCTGTGTGCCTGCCGAGGGACGCTACGCGACCCGCTGAGCCCGAGGCTGCGCCCTGCGAGGTGGCGGGCTGGGGCCACCAGTTCGAGG GGTCAGAGGAATACTCCAGCTTCCTGCAGGAGGCGCAGGTGCCGCTCATCCCCAGGGAGCGCTGCTCCAACCCAGAAGTGCACGGAGCCGCCCTCGCCCCCGGTATGCTCTGCGCCGGCTTCCTCGAGGGAGGCACGGATGCTTGCCAG GGTGACTCCGGGGGCCCGCTGGTGTGTGAGGACGAGGCCAGGGAGCACCGACTCATCCTGCGGGGTGTCGTCAGCTGGGGCTCGGGCTGCGGCGACCGCTATAAGCCCGGCGTGTACACAGATGTAGCCGACTACCTGGCCTGGATCCAGGAGCACACTGCTTCCTGA